In the genome of Cryptomeria japonica chromosome 8, Sugi_1.0, whole genome shotgun sequence, one region contains:
- the LOC131047788 gene encoding histidine--tRNA ligase, chloroplastic/mitochondrial isoform X2: MGKIPLEEIEKELAKVGIPSDAVGGILQALSLSSFELEELLGSGGGGVSELKQLFSFANEYGYADWIEFDASVVRGLAYYTGTVFEGFDRDGKLRAVCGGGRYDWLLSTFSGEDIPACGFGFDDAVIVELLREKKLIPVLTQKIDDIVFPLDKELRQAAAMVASSLRSKGNVVDLILEDRRLKWAFKHAERVNAKRMFLVGDAEWKRGAVRVKNLATREESDILINDLE; the protein is encoded by the exons ATGGGTAAAATTCCTTTGGAAGAGATTGAAAAGGAATTAGCAAAAGTTGGAATACCTTCAGATGCTGTTGGAGGAATTCTTCAGGCTTTGTCATTGTCATCGTTTGAACTTGAAG AGTTGCTTGGTTCAGGTGGCGGGGGAGTTTCTGAACTGAAACAACTATTTTCTTTTGCAAATGAATATGGCTATGCTGATTGGATTGAGTTTGATGCATCTGTCGTTCGTGGCCTAGCCTATTACACTGGAACTGTATTTGAG GGATTTGACAGAGATGGAAAACTCAGGGCAGTTTGTGGAGGTGGGCGGTATGATTGGCTCCTCTCTACATTTAGTGGTGAAGATATTCCTGCATgtggttttggttttgatgatgCTGTCATAGTAGAA TTGCTGAGGGAAAAAAAATTGATCCCAGTGCTTACTCAGAAAATTGATGATATAGTTTTTCCATTGGACAAGGAGCTTCGACAAGCAGCTGCTATGGTGGCTTCCTCTTTAAGAAGCAAAGGGAATGTTGTGGATCTTATTCTGGAGGACAGACGCCTGAAATG GGCTTTCAAGCATGCAGAGCGAGTTAACGCAAAGAGAATGTTTCTTGTTGGTGATGCTGAATGGAAACGTGGTGCTGTGCGTGTAAAAAATCTTGCAACCAGGGAAGAATCTGATATTTTGATTAATGATTTAGAGTAA